From one Lotus japonicus ecotype B-129 chromosome 3, LjGifu_v1.2 genomic stretch:
- the LOC130743475 gene encoding ADP,ATP carrier protein, mitochondrial-like encodes MADRHQNPTLAQKFATQLHLRSSLSPHAAITHGGLKRPAMFQQQFSFENYSNAGLKFPPNAATTESLHSVGSAAVFVSSPSEKSFAGFATDFLMGGVSAAVSKSAAAPIERVKLLIQNQDEMIKSGRLSGPYKGIVDCFGRTIKDEGVLSLWRGNTVNVIRYFPTQALNFAFKDYFKSLFNFKKDRDGYWKWLAGNVASGAAAGAFSSVFVYSLDFARTRLASDAKAVNKGGERQFNGLIDVYKKTLQSDGIAGLYRGFNVSLAGIIVYRGLYFGMYDSLKPVVLVGKLQDSFLASFALGWMVTIGASVSSYPLDTVRRRMMMTSGEAVKYKSSFDAFSQIVKKEGPKSLFKGAGANILRAVAGAGVLSGYDKLQVLMLGNKQGSGGA; translated from the exons ATGGCAGATAGGCACCAGAATCCAACACTAGCACAAAAGTTTGCTACACAGCTTCATCTGAGATCAAGCCTTTCCCCACATGCTGCAATTACTCATGGAGGTTTGAAAAGGCCAGCAATGTTTCAGCAacaattttcatttgaaaattaTTCAAATGCAGGGTTGAAGTTCCCTCCCAATGCTGCTACAACAGAATCTTTACATTCTGTAGGTTCAGCTGCTGTGTTTGTCTCATCCCCATCTGAGAAGAGCTTTGCAGGATTTGCAACTGATTTTCTCATGGGTGGAGTTTCTGCTGCAGTGTCCAAGTCTGCGGCTGCTCCTATCGAGCGCGTGAAGCTTCTTATTCAAAATCAAGATGAGATGATCAAGTCTGGGAGGCTCTCTGGACCTTACAAGGGAATTGTAGATTGCTTTGGAAGAACAATCAAAGATGAGGGAGTTCTTTCACTGTGGAGAGGGAACACTGTCAATGTTATCCGTTACTTCCCAACACAG GCCCTGAACTTTGCATTTAAAGACTACTTCAAGAGCCTGTTTAACTTCAAGAAAGACAGGGATGGCTACTGGAAATGGCTTGCAGGTAATGTGGCATCTGGTGCTGCAGCAGGAGCTTTCTCATCTGTCTTTGTTTATTCATTGGATTTCGCTCGAACCCGCCTTGCCAGTGATGCCAAGGCTGTAAATAAAGGTGGAGAGAGGCAATTCAATGGTTTGATCGATGTCTACAAGAAGACTCTTCAATCTGATGGCATCGCTGGCCTCTACCGTGGATTCAATGTTTCTTTGGCCGGAATCATCGTCTACCGTGGTTTATACTTTGGAATGTATGATTCTCTGAAGCCAGTGGTCTTAGTTGGGAAGTTGCAG GATAGTTTCCTTGCAAGTTTTGCTCTGGGATGGATGGTTACTATTGGTGCTAGTGTTTCCTCCTACCCTTTAGACACTGTTAGAAGAAGAATGATGATGACATCAGGTGAAGCTGTCAAGTACAAGAGCTCTTTCGACGCGTTCTCACAAATTGTGAAGAAAGAAGGTCCAAAATCTCTCTTCAAGGGTGCTGGTGCAAACATCCTTAGAGCAGTTGCAGGTGCTGGTGTGCTATCTGGTTATGACAAACTTCAGGTTCTCATGCTGGGAAACAAGCAGGGTTCTGGTGGCGCTTAA